In Plantibacter sp. PA-3-X8, one DNA window encodes the following:
- a CDS encoding metal-dependent transcriptional regulator → MTDLIDTTEMYLRTILELEEENIIPLRARISERLGHSGPTVSQTVGRMERDGLVVVSGDRHLELTEPGRRKAVHVMRKHRLAERLLSDVIGLEWEFVHEEACRWEHVMSEQVERKLLDMLNHPTESPYGTPIPGLDEFGDSPAVAFSQGVINIVGLVEGRSEPVTATVRRLGEPAQVDPELLLQLKQAGVMPGRSGTFAAAGGYVLVTIDGVEGGLELPNELATHIFVETPAA, encoded by the coding sequence ATGACCGATTTGATTGACACCACAGAGATGTATCTCCGCACCATTCTGGAGCTCGAGGAGGAGAACATCATCCCGCTTCGTGCGCGGATCTCCGAGCGCCTCGGGCACTCCGGACCGACGGTCTCGCAGACGGTCGGTCGGATGGAGCGCGACGGACTCGTCGTCGTGTCGGGCGACCGGCACCTCGAGCTCACCGAACCGGGCCGACGCAAGGCGGTCCACGTCATGCGGAAGCACCGCCTGGCTGAGCGCCTCCTGAGCGACGTCATCGGGCTCGAGTGGGAGTTCGTCCACGAGGAAGCCTGTCGCTGGGAACACGTCATGAGTGAGCAGGTCGAGCGCAAGCTGCTCGACATGCTCAACCACCCCACCGAGTCGCCGTATGGCACCCCGATCCCCGGACTCGACGAGTTCGGCGACAGCCCCGCCGTCGCCTTCTCGCAGGGCGTCATCAACATCGTCGGCCTCGTCGAAGGACGCTCCGAGCCGGTCACGGCGACGGTCCGACGTCTCGGCGAACCGGCGCAGGTCGACCCCGAACTCCTCCTGCAGCTGAAGCAGGCCGGCGTCATGCCGGGTCGCTCGGGAACCTTCGCGGCAGCGGGCGGCTACGTGCTCGTCACCATCGACGGTGTCGAGGGCGGCCTCGAGCTGCCCAACGAGCTCGCGACGCACATCTTCGTGGAGACCCCTGCCGCGTGA
- a CDS encoding CHAP domain-containing protein: protein MTAAGESGPEQAETTPNVPLTRKQLRIQEQAAKQAEPTTPSQSATDDALVADVAPDAPVEHPEIILDDAVVEEADAAVTTGEVRLDERPLTKPAAPEPTTPQSFTVTSATDTSFATVAPLRTGADRVARSKPPVKPTASTVAVRKPKPSGARPGSVRGVATMAFLVPALVATVALPAYAASSSAQTTYGTSASEQLKTSGAQSVVASDKVADAPISRDLYSATTPDELAERQRQLDAAAAASNATYSITVGARQAGDDYPWFDQATDDEGGGLSPLRYYYRECVDFVAWRLNRDAGTPSGNWAFTWGNGLPPSSAYGWADSWQYNKGTNAIAGSVAWFNYNHVAYVQSVNADGTVTLEEYNWGSARHSYNTRTIAASAVALYLYPPGVG, encoded by the coding sequence TTGACTGCAGCTGGCGAGAGCGGCCCCGAACAGGCCGAGACGACCCCGAACGTCCCCCTCACCCGGAAGCAGCTCCGAATCCAGGAGCAGGCCGCGAAGCAGGCGGAGCCGACCACCCCGTCCCAGTCGGCAACCGACGACGCGCTCGTCGCCGACGTCGCTCCGGACGCACCCGTCGAGCACCCCGAGATCATCCTCGACGATGCCGTGGTCGAGGAGGCCGACGCCGCCGTCACGACCGGCGAGGTCCGTCTCGACGAGCGGCCGCTGACGAAGCCCGCCGCGCCGGAGCCGACGACCCCCCAATCCTTCACCGTGACGTCCGCCACCGACACCTCGTTCGCGACCGTCGCTCCGCTCCGCACCGGCGCGGACCGCGTCGCCCGCAGCAAGCCCCCGGTCAAGCCGACCGCGTCGACGGTCGCCGTGCGCAAGCCGAAGCCGTCCGGAGCCCGACCCGGATCCGTCCGCGGCGTCGCCACCATGGCCTTCCTCGTGCCGGCACTGGTCGCCACCGTCGCCCTCCCGGCGTATGCGGCGAGCAGCAGCGCGCAGACCACGTACGGGACGTCCGCCTCGGAGCAGTTGAAGACCTCCGGCGCCCAGAGCGTCGTCGCTTCCGACAAGGTGGCCGACGCGCCGATCTCTCGCGATCTCTACAGTGCGACGACGCCGGACGAGCTCGCCGAGCGCCAGCGGCAGCTCGACGCCGCGGCAGCTGCCAGCAACGCCACCTACTCGATCACCGTCGGCGCACGCCAGGCCGGCGACGACTACCCCTGGTTCGACCAGGCGACCGACGACGAGGGCGGCGGGCTCTCGCCACTGCGCTACTACTACCGTGAGTGCGTGGACTTCGTCGCCTGGCGACTCAACCGCGACGCGGGCACGCCGAGCGGGAACTGGGCCTTCACCTGGGGCAACGGCCTGCCGCCGAGCAGTGCCTACGGCTGGGCGGACTCGTGGCAGTACAACAAGGGGACCAACGCCATCGCCGGCTCCGTCGCCTGGTTCAACTACAACCACGTCGCCTACGTGCAGTCGGTCAACGCCGACGGGACGGTCACCCTGGAGGAGTACAACTGGGGGTCCGCGCGTCACAGCTACAACACGCGCACCATCGCCGCGAGTGCCGTGGCGCTCTACCTCTACCCGCCGGGCGTCGGCTGA
- a CDS encoding DUF3027 domain-containing protein translates to MPDADQETPVEDRDVTAETDTRAESDEHRSDDGTDGESTPAPVPDETLIAAVELAREALQEITPASTVGEPAGHVVVDDHVVSLLFANTMAGYPGWFWTVTLSRTADDAAPNVLETELMPGDGALLAPQWVPWSERLADYRAAQEAAAAAAADDALDDADDSDEFDDDDVALSGDPRDRDRDGIELEYDEDDVDAASDDSDDDDSDEDEDDSDEDEDSDEDDDRFEDE, encoded by the coding sequence ATGCCTGACGCCGATCAGGAGACGCCCGTCGAGGATCGCGACGTCACGGCCGAGACGGACACACGAGCCGAGTCGGACGAGCATCGCTCGGACGACGGCACCGATGGCGAGTCGACCCCGGCACCCGTGCCGGACGAGACCCTGATCGCCGCCGTGGAGCTCGCGCGCGAAGCGCTGCAGGAGATCACGCCCGCGAGCACGGTCGGTGAGCCGGCCGGGCACGTCGTGGTCGATGATCACGTCGTCTCGCTGCTGTTCGCGAACACCATGGCGGGCTACCCCGGATGGTTCTGGACGGTGACGCTCTCGCGGACCGCAGACGACGCTGCGCCGAACGTGCTCGAGACGGAGCTGATGCCCGGCGACGGCGCGTTGCTGGCTCCGCAGTGGGTGCCGTGGTCGGAACGCCTCGCGGACTACCGCGCCGCGCAGGAGGCAGCGGCTGCGGCTGCGGCTGACGACGCGCTCGACGACGCGGACGACTCCGACGAGTTCGACGACGACGATGTCGCGCTGTCCGGGGACCCCCGCGACCGCGACCGCGACGGCATCGAACTCGAGTACGACGAGGACGACGTCGATGCGGCGTCGGACGACTCGGATGACGACGACTCGGACGAGGACGAGGACGACTCGGACGAGGACGAGGACTCCGACGAGGACGACGACCGGTTCGAGGACGAGTAG
- the serC gene encoding phosphoserine transaminase: MPEITIPTSLLPADGRFGCGPSKIRPEQIAALSEAGLSLLGTSHRQAPVKQLVGRVRAGLADLFRAPEGYEIIVGNGGSTAFWDAAAFGLIEQRSQHLVFGEFGGKFAKAAGAPWLTAPDVREVPGGSRIDPEVVEGVDVYAWPHNETSTGVMAPVRRVSGDTGALTVIDATSAAGGVDFDASQADVYYFAPQKNFASDGGLWFALCSPAAIERIERIAASGRYIPEFLSLKNAVDNSRLEQTLNTPALSTLVLLEEQISWINGNGGLAWASARTAESSGALYEWAERTSYTTPFVTNPDHRSQVVVTIDFDDAIDAALVAKTLRANGIVDTEPYRKLGRNQLRVATFTAIDPADVRQLIASIEHVVGAL, encoded by the coding sequence ATGCCGGAGATCACGATTCCCACGTCCCTTCTGCCCGCCGATGGTCGATTCGGCTGCGGCCCCTCCAAGATCCGACCTGAGCAGATCGCAGCGCTCTCCGAGGCCGGCCTGTCCCTCCTCGGCACCTCCCACCGTCAGGCTCCCGTCAAGCAGCTCGTCGGCCGCGTGCGCGCCGGCCTGGCCGACTTGTTCCGCGCCCCCGAGGGCTACGAGATCATCGTCGGCAACGGCGGCTCGACCGCGTTCTGGGACGCGGCCGCCTTCGGCCTCATCGAGCAGCGCAGCCAGCACCTCGTCTTCGGCGAGTTCGGCGGCAAGTTCGCCAAGGCGGCGGGCGCCCCGTGGCTCACCGCTCCGGACGTCCGTGAGGTGCCGGGTGGATCCCGCATCGATCCTGAGGTGGTCGAGGGCGTCGACGTGTACGCCTGGCCGCACAACGAGACCTCGACCGGCGTCATGGCCCCGGTGCGACGCGTGTCCGGCGACACCGGCGCCCTCACGGTGATCGACGCGACGAGCGCCGCGGGTGGTGTGGACTTCGACGCGAGCCAGGCGGACGTCTACTACTTCGCACCGCAGAAGAACTTCGCATCCGACGGCGGCCTGTGGTTCGCGCTCTGCTCCCCCGCGGCGATCGAGCGCATCGAACGGATCGCGGCGAGCGGCCGCTACATCCCGGAGTTCCTGAGCCTGAAGAACGCGGTCGACAACTCCCGACTCGAGCAGACGCTCAACACTCCCGCGTTGTCGACGCTCGTGCTCCTCGAGGAGCAGATCTCGTGGATCAACGGCAACGGCGGCCTCGCCTGGGCATCGGCACGGACCGCCGAGTCCTCCGGCGCCCTGTACGAGTGGGCCGAGCGCACCTCCTACACGACGCCGTTCGTGACGAACCCCGACCACCGCTCGCAGGTCGTCGTCACGATCGACTTCGACGACGCCATCGACGCCGCGCTGGTCGCGAAGACCCTGCGGGCGAACGGCATCGTCGACACCGAGCCCTACCGCAAGCTCGGCCGCAACCAGCTGCGCGTCGCGACCTTCACGGCGATCGACCCCGCAGACGTCCGTCAGCTCATCGCGAGCATCGAACACGTCGTCGGGGCGCTCTGA
- a CDS encoding cold-shock protein, translating into MPTGKVKFYDEEKGFGFISSDDGQEVFLHASALPAGTAGVKPGTRLEFGIADGKRGAQALSVRVLEAPPSLVKLKRKPADDMAIIVEDLVKLLDGIGGDLRRGKYPNSSHSTKIAAVLRKVADELDA; encoded by the coding sequence ATGCCCACCGGCAAGGTCAAGTTCTACGACGAGGAGAAGGGCTTCGGCTTCATCAGCTCTGATGACGGCCAGGAGGTCTTCCTGCACGCTTCCGCACTGCCTGCGGGCACGGCCGGCGTGAAGCCGGGGACGCGGCTCGAGTTCGGCATCGCCGACGGCAAGCGCGGCGCCCAGGCGCTGTCCGTGCGCGTCCTCGAGGCTCCGCCCAGCCTCGTCAAGCTGAAGCGCAAGCCGGCCGACGACATGGCGATCATCGTCGAGGACCTCGTGAAGCTCCTCGACGGCATCGGCGGCGACCTGCGCCGCGGCAAGTACCCGAACAGCAGTCACAGCACGAAGATCGCTGCCGTGCTGCGCAAGGTCGCGGACGAGCTGGATGCCTGA
- a CDS encoding multidrug ABC transporter ATPase, whose protein sequence is MTDEQTPSISRPERILAYMVVTIVAVSIAAFVAVMVGTATGLEQGDFAVGVWPVVTILPLVGLPIAFLMLITLIIVGAVRRSRESRGQSPR, encoded by the coding sequence GTGACTGATGAGCAGACGCCGAGCATCTCGCGGCCCGAACGGATCCTGGCCTACATGGTCGTGACGATCGTCGCCGTGTCGATCGCCGCATTCGTCGCGGTGATGGTCGGCACCGCCACCGGCCTCGAGCAGGGCGACTTCGCCGTCGGCGTCTGGCCGGTCGTGACGATCCTGCCGCTCGTCGGACTCCCGATCGCCTTCCTGATGCTGATCACGCTCATCATCGTGGGTGCCGTACGACGGTCCCGCGAGTCCCGCGGTCAGTCGCCGCGCTGA